One part of the Candidatus Schekmanbacteria bacterium genome encodes these proteins:
- a CDS encoding HD-GYP domain-containing protein, with product MHKKDKNKHTIVDKELLIIFLLVLILGIIYYFVKNQLAFLNFFYLPVVLGAFFFGKKHGTYSALLSVLLIVLMAYFVPETFIDDGNIVINKWINIVIWGSFLILTGYTMGFLYEKQKNYTYELNNTYKGIITMLSIVIDSVDKYTQNHAYRVSKYSEILARAMKLNEKEVDDIRTAALLHDIGKIGVSEKILNKISKLSERERKEMNSHTKNAEGLLSPIGGRILDILPLIINHHEKYDGSGYNSLMGDSIPLGARIIAVADVYDALTTDRPYRKALSPIEGRNEIIKGAGSHFDPNVVKYFEKVFPEFLNIMDDAPQIDAA from the coding sequence ATGCATAAAAAAGACAAAAATAAACATACAATAGTGGATAAGGAACTATTGATTATATTCTTACTTGTCCTGATATTAGGCATAATCTATTATTTTGTTAAAAATCAGCTGGCTTTTTTAAACTTCTTTTATTTGCCTGTGGTATTAGGGGCTTTCTTCTTTGGGAAGAAACATGGCACCTATTCAGCTCTCCTTTCTGTCCTCCTCATAGTGCTGATGGCATATTTTGTGCCTGAAACATTTATTGATGACGGAAATATAGTAATCAATAAATGGATTAACATTGTCATATGGGGCAGTTTTCTAATCTTAACGGGCTATACAATGGGATTTCTCTATGAAAAACAGAAAAATTATACATACGAATTGAATAATACTTACAAAGGCATCATCACAATGCTTTCAATCGTAATAGATTCTGTTGACAAATATACTCAAAATCATGCTTATCGCGTCTCAAAGTATTCAGAAATACTTGCACGTGCAATGAAACTTAATGAAAAAGAAGTAGATGATATAAGGACTGCAGCTCTTCTTCATGATATAGGGAAAATTGGGGTAAGTGAAAAAATTCTAAATAAAATAAGCAAACTTTCTGAAAGAGAAAGAAAAGAAATGAATTCCCATACAAAAAATGCAGAAGGATTGTTGTCCCCTATAGGAGGAAGGATTTTGGATATTCTTCCTTTAATTATAAACCACCATGAAAAGTATGATGGAAGCGGATACAATTCTCTAATGGGAGATTCAATCCCCCTTGGCGCAAGAATAATTGCCGTTGCCGATGTATATGATGCCCTGACTACAGACAGGCCATATAGGAAAGCCCTCTCCCCTATTGAAGGAAGAAATGAAATAATAAAAGGCGCTGGGTCGCATTTCGACCCTAATGTTGTAAAATATTTTGAAAAAGTCTTTCCTGAATTCTTAAACATAATGGATGATGCACCACAAATCGACGCCGCCTAA